Genomic DNA from Triticum urartu cultivar G1812 unplaced genomic scaffold, Tu2.1 TuUngrouped_contig_6396, whole genome shotgun sequence:
GCTGATCTTCGAAATCGGGGTCAGTCGATTTTTGAAtgaaggaaggagaagggcctcGCCGGAGAGAAGGAAGGGGCTCGCCATCATCACCCCcgtatctatcttagggttcagggtgggggcggtggtgtGGGGCTTTGCCGGAGAAAAAACTCCGCGCGGGGAGGGCAGGGATAGAGGGATGGCCATGGGCAGCGGCAGGGGGTTGTTTCGGGGAGGGCGAGGTGGCACGGGAGCGCCGCCGCCCGTAGGCGGTGGGGGTCGGTGgtggctggcagctcaaggaAGGAGATGTGCCGAGAGGTTGAAGAAAGATTGTACGCCGTTGATTTCCCATCCAAGGGTTCACAGAATTGTCTGACCCCAATTTTTCTCCAGCTGACTGAAGTCTAGCCACACCCATTCGCATCAACACATGATAGTGCGACAACGTTCTTTATGAAGAACGGTTGAGCAAGGCCTTCGTTTTACTTTCAAAAGGAATAGTATTGACATGTGTCATGAAATATAGTTTCACATATTCAAACTTGAAATACAGGGGAAATAAGCATTACTTTTCATTTTACTCCTTTTACCACCATTAAGTCGGACTTTTTTCAAAAATATATATTTCTTTTTCTGTCATAATCTCATTTTTTTACTGGTTTCATAATCTATACTTCAGTCTTCTGCCCTCGGGATCATTCTGTTCAACTTATGACATTATTTTAAGAAAGTAAATAAActttcaagacaaaattttatatGGATTGTTTGGACATTTGTCTATTGTCCTCAGTATTGACATACTCTTTCCTATGGAGTAAAAGGGAGAAATGCTTCGGTGGATGCATTCAAAGGGTAAACTGCGATGTAGTATACTGTACTACTAACTTGCAAAAAAAGTACAGTAGTATACTGTACTACTGTAGGTTGCCAGCCTCGGTAAGCATACTATATCGAGATACTTCTATCATATACTGGAATTCACAACGTCACCAGTTCACAACATGTAGCTGGGTCCTCACGTGAAAGTTCTGAAGTGCCTTGGCTACAGGTAGACAGTAGTAACTTgctacaaccacacaatcctgcTCCCTCTCCTTGGCTACGTGAGTTGAGGGCCTTGTCCTGTGCCTGCATCTCGACCTATAAAATTAATAATTAAGGTGTCCGGTGACAAATGTAAAGTCAATTGGGAGCTAGCCTGCTAGCCTAAGGAGTTTGGGGACCTCGGAATTCTTAACCTTGGGAAGTTCGCTACTGCGCTGCGCTTAAGATGGCTTTAGCTTGAATGGGATGACCCTCCGAGAGCTTGGTATTGCTTGGAAACTCTATGCAACAATAAAGATCATGACATCTTTGCCGGCGGTCACTAAGGTTACTATTGGCGATGGCGCAACAACAAGATTCTGGGAGTCATCTTGGCTGGAGGGGATGAGGCACAAAGACATTGCACCAAAAATTTTTGAGATCTCGCGGAAAAAGGGGACCACGGTGGACAAGGCTTTGAGAGATAATGCTTGGGTTAATCACATCGATACCCAACATGGGATGCCGCTTGCTCACATTCAACAATTCGCCACTCTCTGGGAAAAGCTAGCCAACGTCAACATACAACCTGGAGTTTGTGATTCTATCATCTGGAAGCTCACTAATGACGGGACCTACACTGCATCATCGGCTTACAAGGCCCAATTTGCTGGACATCTCCGTTCACCCTTGCAGGATATGGTCTGGAATGTTTGGTCACCCCCCAAACACAAATTTTTTGCTTGGTTGGTCACTCAGAACATTATTTGGACAGCGGATAGGATGACCCAATTGCGGTCAATGCCCTCTTTGTAGCCAAGTGCAGGAATCGGCGACCCACCTCTTGTTCAAGTGTTGTTTGCAAGTCGCGTTTGGAAGGAGGTGTTCTCATGGTTGGATCTTCAAGTTGACACGACAAATTGACACATCTTCCCCACGGTTAAAGCTTGGTGGCAAGGAATCATCAATGTTGCACATCAAAGAAAAGGCTCTCTCATCTTTTGATTCACCTTGTTGGATGGGAGATTTGGAAAGAAAGGAATGCACGCGTCTTTAGAAATAAAGCGGCATTGGTGGCCGTGATTGTTAGCCTTATTAAGGATGAGGCATTGCTTTGGGCTATTGCGGGTGCCAAGCATTTGAGTAATTTAATACCACGAGAGCTATTAGTTAGCGTTTGTGCCGCTTGAGCAGCGTGTATCTCACAAACTTCTCTCTTACTCAATGAAAATGGCAAGTCTTTTGCCttgtttcaattttttttttgaaatggcAGATAGTACTCTGTTCTATTCCCTCCGTTTCAATATAATgttttttagagatttcaatacggACTACATACGGATGGATGTATATACATTGACATATTTTAAAGtatagattcattcattttgctccgCATGTAGTTCATACTGAAATCTCTAAAAAGGCTTATATTTAGAAACCGAGGGAGTACAGCGAAATAGCTTGTGTACACGCAAGCGAGGCGGCAAGAAGATAAAAGGTGCAAAGGGGAAGGAGAAAACGTAGGTGGTATAATAAACTGGAATGTCAACAGATGATCATTGGGCTGACAAATGCCCACATGGTTTTTAGTTTTAGTACAGAATGCTACCATTCCTATCTTCTCCGTCTCTGGCACCAATAGTTTTTTTCGTCGATCCACCGTTGCCGTCACTTACAGCTGAGGCTCTGACGATGATGGCCGTGAGGGGCATCAACCGAACTTGTAAGATATATGTCCAGCCTCATGGCCCAACTACCCCAGTCAGGTAACTCCTACCTAACCTAAcattccatcatcatcatcatcatgacatcaCCACCATGAGCCATATGTTTCCACTTGCACCACAAGCTCAATTCATGGATGAACATTGTTAACTTGCAGGAGAGGGATGTCAAGGTTCTACGACGGCAAGTTGCAGTTCTTTCGGTCGCACGTACATCGATTGTGACGTCCCCCTTGCAATAGCCGCATTTACCCGCTTATCTTATCTTTTCCATCTTTGCATATAGCCTTTTCTTCAGTGCATCTCGTCCTGGCACATGCAAGGGATCCAAAACCTTATCTAAACCTTCACCATCAATGTTCGCTGATTGCGGCATCAATGGACCAAACCTAATGTTGTTACTCTGGGTATTTGTTGATTCCTTGTTGTTAGCTTGTTCAATAGTTGATTCCTTGCCATTatcttgtgcatccaaaaccatCTTTGGACGCTGATACGCCTCATTAGAGTGGCATGCCTTGAAACATGCCGCATGACTAAAATTCCACAGTTGACGGTACCTCTGTGGGCTTGACGAATAGTCATACATCTCGTTCTTTCTTGCACTCATTGTCTACCTAGTGGGAACACAACACCTCGGCACTCTTTCTTCTTGTAACATTCCCAATATGTACAATATGTGGGAACATGGTGTGCGTGCGCCATTCCACCTCACGACAAGTAAAACTGGTCCTGCACAAAAGATTCCTACTCCTCACTGCGCACTTCGAACTTTTTATCCATTCTTTCTTTCTTAGAGACAACATACGTGGTAATTTCGGATGCATGTAGTGCCTCTCTGATCTGACATTTGCTGACAGCATTAATGCTCCATAACACCAACTTAAACACAACGAGAGTGAAAACTTCTGCGGTGTGTTTCTCAAGATCCGAAGCATTTTCCTCTGTAAATGGAAGTGACTGCAGGGCCTCGGTGTCCTAGAGAGCCTCATTCAACCGTCGCGTCACAAGGCAACTCTAATATTGCTCTAGCATTTGAAACAACACCATCTTAGCCTCAAAATGCGTATGTAGAACACAGTTCAAGCTCTCACTCCGCTGATTACTGCTCAATCCTAGGAAACAACTCCCCTCAAGATATGGAGCACACCACAACTTTCTCATCTGATGCAGCGGTTACTTTATTCCCTTGTAAGAATTGTTTCCATTTTCTGTCATGCTCTTTAAGGGAAGATGAATCATATATGAAAGATCTCAATTCCTCCTTTACCGTGTGATCACTCAGATGACGTACAATGTTCTGCTAAATGTGCCATATACACAATGTATGGTTTGAGTCAGGCTAGACCACCCTGATTGCTCTCTGCATTGCAAGGTCCCTGTCCGTGATCACATATATCAGATGCTTCTGTGCCCTGGCATCAGAAAAGGTCCGCAACATCCACTCGTATGTCCAGCTTGTTTGATGAGAAATTATATCACATCAAAAAATAACAGTGTTGCGGTGGTGATTCAACCCGACAAACGACATAAATGGCAGATTGTACTTATTGGTTATGTATGTGCTATCAAAAGTAAAAACGTCTCCGAAAGCCTCGTAGTCAAGTCGGAATTGACTATCAGACCAGAACAGTCCCTTCAGATGGCCAAGTTCATCAACCAAGTACTTGGAGAAATTTTTTTTCAGATCTTGTTCTCGCCGCGCCATCACGTGACTGATCACCATTTTTGCATCACCGGTACAGATTGATTCCTGCTTGCTAGCATGATAGAAGTTGTAAATGTCCCTCCTCGTGCATCCAACCTGATCATATCCTCGGTATTGCATGCACAAGATATCCATAATATGGTGTTTGCGGATCCCATATTTTTCAATGTCTGCAATGTCCGCTTTCTGCTCATTGCTAATTCGTTTGTGTGAATGTAAAAGGCACGAAAGATCCCGTGGGGCCAGAGGATGGTTCTGTTCATCAATGATATCCTTGACAAACCACCAACCTGTTTCATCCAGTCTTGCAATGACCAGTTTATATTAGCTTGACACCCAACACGAGTTATACTCTGTGTCCTCCTCTGTCCATCTTCCATCCTCCTCTTCATGTCCTTCTCTTCGCGAACTCCTTCACGACTACACACAATTTTCCTTCAAATTATATGATTATTGGGTCCATCCCACCCAACATAGCTTCTCCTCACGCTAAAACCTTTCTCAAGAGCATACTTGTTATAGAATTTATAACCGTCATCCTCACTATGAAACATCCTGCTGGCAATATGATAGTACTCGAACATACACTCACTTACATCTGCCATGTCTTCCTTTAGGCGAGGCCAACCGATCATCAACGTTTATTCATTTTGCACATGAAAAATTGTTCACTGGCAAAGACAAATGCATGCCAAAGCCAGTACGAAATCTTGTGTGCAATATCAAACTTTGCTAGTTGTACGTGTGAGGCCAACCAATCATCAACATAGATGAACTACTGAAGTAAGCATGGACGATGAAAAAAACCTAAACTAAATCGTATGCACTAGGGAAACCTAAATCGATGAAGACTAAACTAATAAGTAGGAAGTGGAGGCTACGAATCCAAGAAGTCAGGATCATACCTTAGGATGGCAGCCGAGAAGAGATGGGATCGGCTGGGGGGGGGGTCCTCTAGATTATAGCGCTACCCATGTCGCCACCGATTCAGCCGCGCAGATGTAGTCGCCGGGCACGTCGAGGAGagtgaaggggaggaggaggaggatggtgaATTGATTATTGACGAGGGCGAGGAGGACCTCGATCTGGATCTGTTAGACGTGGTTCTGTCATGGAGGTGATCGGTTGAAAAAAAGATCTGTCGTGGAGGTGATCGGTTGAAAAAGGATATTTCATCCTGGACCATTATGCCCTTCTtggcataaaaatattaaatTTAATCTTTTTTAACCCCCCACTAGATCGGACAGCTAATAAATATCAAACGGGGTAAGTAGTGGATCGTACTCTGAGTAGTAGGCCAATCTTCCTAAAAGAGCTCTTAACAATGACTGTTACAAGGCGCACGTGCATGCACCTCCTGATTGACCATACATACATATGCAAGCCTCCGCCGCGGTGGCAGCAAGGAGAGATATCTGTTTCAGCCCAACATCGAGTGGTGTCGCTGAGACACGGGTGAGGATTTTCTTGTCAACGTCTGGCCCATTTCTACGTGAGGCTTCTTCGAGCAGTAGAAATCCTTGATGCTAAGCTGCACCCAGCTGGGTCTGGGTCTTGCACCTTTCGGTGTCTTGGACATGTTGTTTGCTAGTATGTTAAGCTTGGATCTTGATTTCTCTTCTTTCGGCACCAGCAACCGATTCCTGTTTGCTCCTGATTTCTGTCGTCCTTTGAGCCATTGCATCCACAATTCAGTCGATCTGTTAGTTAACCATGCGTGCAGAGTGaacaaaaatataaaaaaggttGCTCAACAAATTAATCTAGTAAGTCTCATTATACTATAATAATAATGTCAAGGAAGCATCATCATTTTTTTACTAGCTATTCGCTAGCTAGTAAGACGGAACATAAAAGATGACATGGTAGAAAGGAAGTGCAGACCTTATGCCGTCGTGCTTCATTAGGAAATGCCTCATCCACAAGCTGGACATCTTCATCAGTGTGTACAAATATACGATCGTCAGCATGGCTCTTCCATTGGACCAAGTAATAAGGTTGGCCATGTATTATCTTGATCCGTTTAACTGAATGGAATTCATACTGGTCATCATCAAGAGGAAGCAGTGATTTGGAATTGGATGGAGACGCCATCTCACGTAAATAAATGGTTGATAGCATCGGCAGCATGTGGCGTCGGATATCTGATTCCCCCCACTTCCCATACGATAATATGTCGACCAACGCCTCGAATTAGGCTGCCTATTGCCCTATTCCACACAAGCGATGGAACATCCCATTCTGCATGTGGTCGTCACTCTTTTTTTTAGCACAAGCAAATAGTTATTCGTGAACAAGTTTTTTTGAATTATATATACGAGCAGGGGAGTGCGAATACATGTATCCAGATTGTCATCACATAGATATAGTTTAATTATCTCCTCATTTGGGAAATTTGGGTGAGCAGCTAATCTTTTGCAGATATTCAACCCCCAATTCAGATCACGCGCCTAGCATTTAAGAAAAGATTCATTCTTGTGTACGCACATTACGTAATTTTGATTCTTAATTGCATAATCTATATATGTAATTGAACAAGTAGTAGTACGTACCTTGTCAAAGCTAGGACATTGAGATGCGAAAGCTGCAGGTGGATAGATTCCTTTTCCGATTGCACGTAATCTGGATATATAAAAAACAGCTATACATTAGACTCCAGAATGAAGGACATCTAAAAATAAAATTAGAGAAACAAGAGTAGAATGTAGATGAGACGCCTACTCATCCAAGATATGGTCTTCATGAAATAATTGCACGAACGCAAGTGCGGTCTGAAGACCCACACCGGGCACCCCCTGCAGATCATAGTCACTGCCAATAAGAAGCGCCATGGCGATCATTCGTTTCCTACTCAACCCACTGCCATCCTGTATGTCGGCTATGTTGTAGCACTCGAAGGGTTCCTTAGTGGACCGGAACACTTTGATCACCGTGGTGGCTCCGCAGAGGAAGGCGTCGCTGTCAGAGGTCCACCTTGCCCTCACGATTCAACTGAGCGCACAGTGCTTCGGCCTCGCCCTTTGCCGGGAGTATCGGCCTTCCCAGATGCCCAAGCAGTTGCCGCATCAAATTAAATCGTGAAACCAAACCAAACCGGTATGCATGCATGATACTGTATATAGGACTAGGAGGAGATCGAGAAGGCTAGCAAGCAACAAGAATCAGAATCAGGAGAGGAGAGGCCAACCACACACTCGTGGACGCATCGCGTGAAGGCCTCACTTGTGGCCTTGGCCTTGAGCGGAGACGGCATGCCGTCCACCACGAACACCGGGAACGCCCCCATCTTGGAGAAGAGGGAGAGCGTGCGGAAGACGATGTTGCGGCGGGTGGGCGACTTGGTGCTCATGGCGGAGACGATCCACGACGAGAGGTCGACGGCGACGCGGCGGCCGCGGAGACATCCCATGCCTTCCTGCCGCGCGTACGGCTGCAGGGCCTTCCAGAAACCGCCGCGCACGCCCATGGCAATGGCCCTCTCTCTAGTCAATCCCCGGAGATCCACGTATAATAAAGAGACCTCAAAGCGTACGTTACGTTACTAGAGTGAGATCCAAGACGACGCCGGTACAAGAATGCAACCGGCCGGCCAACAAAGCGATTTGAGGATTTGGGGAATTTGAAACGACCTGCAGGTTCGGAGGAGGAGGGAAACGGGCCTGCTCCTTTACTGTTTTCCCCACCCATCATATACAACCGTCACTGTCCCAAGAATATACTGTATATGTGTGTTCTTGTCGAGGCACCCAGCGGTACAAAGAGAGCCAAAAGTAACAAAAAATATAAATCGAGCCCTGGACCATCCGGCGACGGCTATAGACACTGCACGCGCCGAAGACGTGCCGCCGTCCTTGCCTCGCCATCACCGAAGCTGGGCAAAGCTTGCCGTAGTAAAGCTCGTTGTGGCAAATAGACGGAAAGTCATCAtgctaagagcatctctagcagtcCCCTTATAACCTACCGAACTATAAAATAAAGGATTGGCTAGGGGTAAGTTGACTGAAAGTTTGATTTGGGCCAGTCGATATGTTTTCAGTCCTTAGATTCGAAATGAACGGCCGGATTGATTTCTTCAACCTCCAGCCAGATCTCCTGTTCATCTTCTTCCTTGTACCCGCAGCCGGCTGCGCTCCAATGCCAGCACTCCCCTCACCCGCCGCCTCAGTGCCATGCTTCTGCCGCCCCCGACCATCCCCCCCGCCCCCGCCGTCAAGCTTTTCTCCGGCGAAGCCACACCGCCGCCCCAATCCGAAACCCTAAGATAGGCTGCCCATCGACCTTCTTCCTCCCCTCCGGCGAGTTTCTTCCTCCCCGCGCCTGTttcttccttcaaccaaaatcgATGGACCCAAAATTCCAAAGTCGGGCAATTGACATGTAGTTATTGTGATAAAATAACCGCCAGTTTTCAGTTTTGGACGGAAAAAGTAGTCCGAACAGACACCTTATACATCTTTGATCTTTAATTTTTTTAAGAGGTGCGGTAAAAAGCTCTTCCGCCGATCTGCAAAAACACAGTTACGGTGCATTGTATCGGAAGAAATCGGTTGGTGGGAGCGCAACTGCCACGAAAACATCTAATTTTTTTTATGGGTTTGTTTCGATTTTTGAGTTTGccacttttttttgtttttgttcatGATTTTAGAGAAGTTTCTATTTCTTTGCAGTTTTATTTGGTTTTTAGGTTCGGATCTTCTAGTTATGTTTCGatttttagttttttcttttagttttctttctttttgttcaTGTTTCTAAAAAATgtttaatttttatttttaaaccttTATTAAGGCCCAGTTTTTTGGCCGATTCTCGTAGAATCTTGAGAATCGACCCTCCACCCAGCTTCTCCTAGAATCTTGAACACATATTTTTTGACAATCCTAATTGTTTACATCCTAACTAGCTAGGATTCTAAAAGAAATATGAGTTCAAGATTCTGGGAGAAGCTGAGGGGAGGCCCGATTCTCAAGATTCTGGGAGAATCAGCCAAAAGAACTAGGCCTAAAAATGCTCGCGGTTTAAAGAATACTCATGattttgttttttatttatttttcccTTTTTATGTTTCTTTATATTAAGAAAATTGTTCACGTAGTTTAAAAAAATTCATGAGTCTTAATTAGATCGTTCATCGATTCTAAAATCAGTTTAACAAGgttgaaaaaatgttcatgagCTTAAAAAAATATTCATGGATTCAAATAATTATGTGATATTCTTTTTAAAGTTGTTCATGTTGTTTGATCATTTTTAATGACAAATGCTCATTTTTCACAACATAAACATTTGAAATATGTAAACATAGACAATTAAAAAGAGGAAGAAATAAAAATGAGAATGTTCAGGTGTAGGCTTGAGGAGGAGCGATGAAGGCCGGGACGTGGACATGGGAGGGCTCCATGAGAGCATAGGCCAGATATACATCGTCGAAGGTTGATGATGATCGATGGCGGCATCCAGGGAGGAGCTTGAGATCATTTCCTGACGGCAAGGGAATGAAAATGGTTACGCTAACTCTGATCGGCGGCGATTGGGTGCTCTGGATTGGTGTTAGGAAAGAGAGCAAGGTGTCACAAGCGAGGCAATGGTGATGGAGATTTTGTGAAGGGGGTCGAGTTCATCCCCCCGACAAGTGGATAGGGCTCGAGGCGAAGAAGGAGGTGCCAACTGTTGATCGTGAGGTCGACACATACTGGTGTGTATTGGTAGAAGATTGAAGAAGCTCCAGGCGGGCTGGGATGGATGTTAGGCCAGCTATAGTATAACTTGGTCAAAAGgttagtctctctctctctctctctctctcttatttttGGTTCAAACTTATTTTTTGCCTTTTTGGAAATATTTGAAAATTCAAATGAGCATCAAATCCTCTAAATATGAACCCTTCCAAGTGCACATACTTATTTTCAGGAATTTTTAGttcattttttatttatattaaTATAAATCCAATTGAAATACAATATAGATTAATTCCAAATTCCAAAATGAATCCCTTTAAAATCCCAAAAAATCAAGGTGGGACCCACATAGTTATATATGTGCTCATGCCTAATTCTTAGGGTTTTAGAAACGCATTTTGACATTTTTCGATTTGTTGTCCTAGGATTTTGCCCTTTCATTAAAATGAGGCTTTGAAATTTTTTCTCAATTCAAaattgaatttaaacatgatgtcTGCTATGCTCTCTAATGCTTTTATTACATTACATAATCTAGGGTTGTGACAACTCATTAGATTTTTCTATAAATATTCATATCTAATAATACACGAAAAACCACTATTAAGTTATTGTTTGGCGTATGATGTTCATATGTCTACCAAGATATTTAATGATAATTAAATATGTATATGAACAAACACATACACAAGTAAAAATATATGTATACGCTACGTAGAGTAAAAAAGGGCAGCCCGGTGAATGTAGCTCCTGCTTACGCAGGGTCCAGGGAAGGGTCCAACCATTTTGGGTCTATAGTACACAGCCTATCCCTACATTTCTGGCTGTTTCCATGACTCGAACCCGTGACCTCATGGTCACAAGGCAACAGCTTTACCGCTGCACCCAGGCTCCCCTTCGAACACTACGTAGAATATGCAATTAAAAAATTGAAGAGAATTTTCATTGTATCATATAACTGAAATTTAGCAAAAGTAAAGTTTCTGTAATACATATTCTTATGAGCACTTTTAGTTTTTTGCCTTAGTAAAATTTGCTTATTTGCCTTTACGAATGGGAAAATATATTTGGAGTTAAACAAGGGAACCGAGGACGGACCAGCAGACTTCAAAGAGTTTGTTGAGCAAGGCAAGCAACACAGCTTTGATTATACAATAGCTAGCAAAACAGTATTTGTGATGATATTCACCTAACCATACAAAGCACATTTTAGAGGTAGGGGTAATGGGCGTGTCTCTATCCTTAGTTTGGCAAGCATTGCTCAATTTGAATAGTTTCACATCCAGGGTCCGACAACGATCTTCATCCTAACGCCAGGATGAGCTTATTTGGAAGATATAAAATACATATGTCTTGTATTGCTTCATCACACAACCACTTATCCAAGTGAAAACCCTACCTATTTCTTTTCTTCAGAGGAGAAGATAGGAAATGAGACGAGGCTAACTCGAGAAATATATTTAAATGATCATGTCCAtcaatcaaaacaaaacaagattGTGGCGGTATATGGTGCCGCGCAGCCCCAACTCAAACCAGAGTTTTTGTCAGATCTTGTCCAAATTTGCGGTTCCATGCAGCTTCCAATCTTGGTTGGGGGTGACTTCAACATTATTAGAAGGAGAGAGAGGAAAAGAACAATGATAACTTCGACGGCAGGTGGTCGTTCATGTTTAATACCATTATTGGAAGCTTGGATCTGAGAGAGATAGAGCTTTCGGGTAGAAAATTCACCTGGGCTAATACCTTGCCAAACCCGACGTTTGAGAAGCTGGATCGAGTCCTCGCGAGCGTCGAATGGGAGCAGAAATTTCCCCTGGTAACAGTACAGGCGTTATCACGCGGAATCTCTGATCACACCCCTTTATTGGTGGACTCTGGTTAGGCAACCCACATGGGGAACACACATTCCTTTTCTTTCGAATTGGCATGGTTTGAAAGAGAAGGCTTCTTGGATCTGATAGCCAGTGAATGGGCTAAAGATGCAGGAGGTAGGACTTCAGTTGAGCGATGGCAGAATAAGATAAGGCACTTGAGAAGTTTCTTGTGTGGGTGGGCTAAGCATCTTAGTGGGATTTATAAGGCTGAAAAGGAAAGGCTCCTTACACTAATTCAGTCAAGCCGAGTCCAAAATTCTAGAGACCACGGAGCTTCATGCTAAAGTTGACGCGGAGATGAGATTGAAAGATCTTCTGCGAGAAGAGGAATTGAAGTGGGCACTGCGAGCTAAGGTT
This window encodes:
- the LOC125530553 gene encoding LOW QUALITY PROTEIN: flap endonuclease GEN-like 1 (The sequence of the model RefSeq protein was modified relative to this genomic sequence to represent the inferred CDS: inserted 2 bases in 1 codon) is translated as MGVRGGFWKALQPYARQEGMGCLRGRRVAVDLSSWIVSAMSTKSPTRRNIVFRTLSLFSKMGAFPVFVVDGMPSPLKAKATSEAFTRCVHECVELLGHLGRPILPAKGEAEALCAQLNREGKVDXSDSDAFLCGATTVIKVFRSTKEPFECYNIADIQDGSGLSRKRMIAMALLIGSDYDLQGVPGVGLQTALAFVQLFHEDHILDELRAIGKGIYPPAAFASQCPSFDKIQIEVLLALVNNQFTILLLLPFTLLDVPGDYICAAESVATWVAL